A genomic region of Xanthomonas fragariae contains the following coding sequences:
- a CDS encoding IS1595 family transposase — protein MAKKNFLHSKEAHNYAGICRDLTEDQAEALFAQLRWGSETEQACPDCGTFRRHYRRNGKRRWRCADCGHEFSATSRTAFHARKLSYRRLIGLLLFFESGAKGRSLAESARELGVQIKTAQINFGKIRETLVNSMDLTPLQGIVHMDGIYLGGKPRRPNRRTKMPKDALKVRYGKKPPNDPSKPWVSAGMTRRNWRKRMKKRVVISICQTGDKGAGSERVMAFVCRAENEANVIALAQRFIQRGSLVMSDESPAYNRLGSWFEHYSVQHSHEYSTDEGVNNNAAESWNSRIRRHEYGVSHGFRPKYIQDYACEMVWRENFRRACQRSRVHALLKSMVQSPRSTWWRGYFQGNHRETELDIDYFLGRDSLVPA, from the coding sequence ATGGCCAAAAAGAACTTCTTGCACTCCAAGGAGGCGCACAACTATGCAGGGATATGTAGAGATCTAACCGAAGACCAGGCAGAAGCGCTCTTCGCGCAACTGAGATGGGGAAGCGAAACGGAACAGGCGTGTCCAGACTGCGGCACCTTCCGCCGGCACTACCGCCGCAACGGAAAGCGGCGATGGCGTTGTGCGGATTGTGGTCACGAATTTAGTGCCACCAGCCGCACGGCCTTCCACGCGCGCAAACTCTCCTACCGTCGTTTGATCGGTCTGCTGTTGTTCTTCGAAAGCGGGGCAAAGGGCAGGTCCCTCGCAGAGTCTGCCCGCGAGCTTGGGGTCCAGATCAAAACTGCGCAGATCAACTTTGGCAAGATCCGAGAGACGCTAGTTAACAGTATGGATCTCACGCCGCTGCAAGGCATCGTACACATGGACGGCATCTACTTGGGCGGGAAGCCACGGCGACCGAATCGGCGGACCAAAATGCCTAAGGACGCACTGAAAGTTCGGTACGGCAAGAAACCTCCAAATGATCCCTCCAAGCCATGGGTTTCTGCAGGAATGACGCGCAGGAACTGGCGCAAGCGCATGAAAAAGCGGGTCGTGATTTCCATCTGTCAGACAGGGGATAAAGGGGCCGGCTCCGAGCGCGTGATGGCGTTCGTGTGCAGGGCAGAGAACGAGGCCAATGTCATCGCACTCGCCCAGCGCTTCATCCAGCGAGGATCGCTGGTGATGTCAGATGAGAGCCCGGCTTATAATCGGCTGGGTAGCTGGTTTGAGCACTACTCTGTCCAGCACTCCCACGAGTACTCCACTGACGAAGGAGTGAATAACAACGCGGCGGAGAGCTGGAACAGTAGGATTCGACGCCACGAGTACGGCGTTTCGCACGGGTTCCGCCCAAAGTACATCCAGGACTACGCGTGCGAAATGGTCTGGAGGGAGAATTTCCGTCGGGCTTGCCAGAGATCTCGGGTTCACGCTCTTCTCAAAAGCATGGTCCAGTCACCCCGATCAACCTGGTGGCGGGGATACTTCCAAGGCAATCACCGCGAGACCGAGTTGGACATAGACTATTTCCTGGGCAGGGATAGCCTGGTGCCGGCGTGA
- a CDS encoding IS5 family transposase, which produces MQLTFGDAEGLGKRKQTRREIFLAQMEQVVPWQQLLGLIAPHYPVSGRPGRQPYALATMLRIHLLQQWYALSDPAMEEALHEIPTLRRFAQLGGLDNVPDETTILNFRRLLETHDLAAQMLKAVNAHLARKGQSLRSGTIVDATLIAAPSSTKNADHARDPEMHQTRKGNQWYFGMKAHIGVDEFSGLVHHVHCTAANVADVTVTHALLHGKEDSVFGDSGYTGADKREELQTCEAAFFIAAKRSTMRAIGNKRERAREARWEHFKASVRAKVEHPFRVIKRQFGYTKVRYRGLVKNTAQVLTLFALSNLWMKRKQLLSAAGSVRP; this is translated from the coding sequence ATGCAGCTGACGTTCGGTGACGCCGAGGGCCTGGGCAAGCGCAAGCAGACCCGCCGCGAGATCTTCCTGGCGCAGATGGAGCAGGTCGTTCCGTGGCAGCAACTGCTCGGGCTGATCGCGCCGCACTATCCGGTATCGGGGCGGCCCGGTCGGCAGCCGTATGCACTGGCGACGATGTTGCGGATTCATCTGCTGCAGCAGTGGTATGCGTTGAGCGATCCGGCGATGGAAGAAGCGCTGCACGAGATCCCGACCTTGCGGCGGTTTGCCCAGCTCGGCGGCTTGGACAACGTGCCGGACGAGACCACGATTCTCAACTTTCGGCGCCTGCTGGAGACCCATGACCTTGCCGCGCAGATGCTGAAGGCCGTCAACGCGCATCTGGCGCGCAAGGGCCAGAGCTTACGGTCGGGCACGATCGTCGATGCAACCCTGATCGCTGCGCCCAGTTCGACCAAGAACGCCGACCATGCGCGCGACCCTGAAATGCATCAGACCAGGAAGGGCAATCAGTGGTATTTCGGGATGAAGGCGCACATCGGCGTGGATGAGTTTTCCGGGCTGGTGCACCACGTCCATTGCACAGCGGCCAATGTCGCCGATGTCACGGTGACGCACGCGCTCCTGCACGGTAAGGAAGACAGTGTGTTTGGCGACAGCGGCTACACCGGTGCAGACAAACGCGAAGAACTGCAGACCTGCGAGGCAGCATTTTTCATTGCCGCTAAACGCTCGACGATGCGAGCCATTGGCAACAAACGTGAGCGTGCTCGGGAAGCGCGTTGGGAACACTTCAAAGCCAGTGTGCGCGCAAAGGTGGAACATCCGTTTCGCGTGATCAAGCGCCAGTTCGGCTACACCAAGGTCCGCTATCGCGGCCTGGTCAAGAACACGGCGCAGGTGCTGACGTTGTTTGCGCTGTCAAACCTGTGGATGAAGCGCAAGCAGCTACTGTCCGCCGCGGGGAGCGTGCGCCCGTAA
- a CDS encoding sensor histidine kinase, translating to MNELIKNAFDAESKRVRIEFRIGLPQAELDQLLDQARSHPSGDEDLSTFVDNVVKRLSADREVTPQHVVTPIDSLQAAASWPEVVALLERINTITVSDRGSGMNAHDLENVFLQIGTPSRYNTQTSEELQRTLLGNKGIGRLAMMRLGDRATVTSWTDRESAHQINFDWRVFDKTDEMLEQIPIDIVPAEPSHDHPTGTVIEIAALQSTWDRAQVEKRFVDSFLRRLQNPFPDLTKQAVFPIDVHYNDGGRIPIEGMKKVLSEHAQADLELVFTPDVKEPSDVVVMTTLVDHQRGIDPQKVLRTADEVIHKLEATPDELRSIGPFKARIRWFNRDTLRAQTALHGTTKEAKAELDLWSGGVAIYRDGFRVGFSGQSSGEDWLAIDSSALKRGGFAVNRIQTVGAVEISRIENPNLIDRSNREGLIESRQTRLVRSILFDYAIDELRRHITHEGEEEKRGQLNEVTKSAPETIRNRIKQAEQGLAEIRARVPADTKKTVESIAKHLHFIKTETKRFEEAAKQVGERREDILELAGVGTVMSGVLHELTRTTGHTRQLLQKLAKDESPSTRELLIKLDNEIKAINTRLRQLDPLTPSGRHRKEPFDLAGLLQTILRGYEARFERHEINATLITSGEDSISPFMVNMVRGFVSLAVENLITNSVYWLQRGLKAGATRREIHLELDPESKTLSVWDNGPGITSADKDRVFTAGFTMRPRGQGLGLFLAAEVATYHQAKLVLDGVDDDGRYRAFVLQLPKE from the coding sequence TTGAACGAGCTCATCAAAAACGCATTCGATGCTGAGTCCAAGCGGGTTCGTATCGAATTTCGCATCGGTTTACCACAGGCTGAGCTTGACCAACTTCTCGATCAAGCACGCTCGCACCCCTCCGGCGATGAGGATCTAAGCACCTTCGTCGACAACGTCGTCAAGCGCCTGTCCGCAGATCGCGAGGTTACGCCGCAGCATGTCGTAACCCCGATCGATTCATTGCAGGCCGCGGCAAGCTGGCCAGAAGTTGTAGCGTTGCTCGAGCGTATTAACACGATTACCGTCAGTGATCGCGGCAGCGGTATGAATGCACATGATCTGGAAAACGTGTTTCTGCAGATTGGCACGCCGTCACGCTACAACACGCAAACCAGCGAAGAACTTCAGCGCACGCTTCTTGGCAACAAGGGCATCGGTCGGCTGGCCATGATGCGACTGGGAGATAGAGCCACCGTCACATCCTGGACAGATCGAGAAAGCGCGCACCAGATCAACTTCGACTGGCGTGTCTTTGATAAGACTGACGAGATGCTCGAGCAGATACCTATCGATATCGTTCCAGCTGAGCCCAGTCATGACCATCCCACCGGCACAGTGATTGAGATTGCCGCCCTGCAATCGACATGGGATCGTGCACAAGTCGAGAAGCGCTTCGTCGATTCTTTCCTGCGCCGTCTGCAGAATCCGTTTCCCGACCTGACCAAGCAAGCTGTGTTTCCTATCGACGTACATTACAACGATGGGGGTCGTATCCCGATTGAAGGCATGAAGAAGGTCTTGAGCGAGCATGCTCAGGCTGACCTGGAGCTTGTGTTTACACCGGATGTGAAGGAGCCCAGCGACGTCGTGGTCATGACGACTCTTGTGGACCATCAGCGTGGCATCGACCCGCAGAAGGTTCTGCGAACGGCAGATGAGGTAATCCACAAATTGGAGGCTACGCCCGACGAGCTGCGCTCGATCGGTCCCTTCAAGGCGCGCATTCGGTGGTTCAACCGCGACACGCTGAGGGCGCAAACCGCTTTGCACGGCACTACGAAGGAGGCGAAGGCTGAACTAGACCTGTGGAGCGGCGGTGTTGCAATCTACCGTGACGGATTTCGGGTGGGCTTCTCCGGCCAGTCCTCAGGCGAGGACTGGCTGGCCATCGACAGCAGCGCGCTCAAGCGCGGCGGGTTCGCCGTCAATCGCATCCAGACTGTTGGTGCTGTCGAGATTAGTCGAATCGAGAACCCCAACCTGATTGACCGATCTAACCGCGAGGGCCTAATCGAGTCCCGGCAGACCCGCCTTGTGCGTAGCATTCTGTTTGACTACGCGATTGACGAGCTCCGGCGGCACATCACTCACGAAGGCGAAGAAGAAAAGCGCGGCCAGTTGAATGAGGTGACCAAATCCGCGCCGGAGACTATTCGCAATCGGATCAAGCAGGCCGAGCAGGGGTTAGCCGAGATCCGTGCGAGGGTTCCTGCGGATACCAAGAAGACAGTTGAGTCGATCGCCAAGCACTTGCACTTCATTAAGACCGAGACCAAACGCTTTGAGGAAGCGGCCAAGCAGGTGGGTGAGCGACGTGAAGACATTTTGGAACTAGCGGGCGTCGGCACGGTGATGTCGGGCGTCTTGCATGAACTGACGCGAACCACCGGTCATACCCGGCAGTTGCTGCAAAAATTGGCCAAGGACGAGTCGCCGTCGACCCGTGAGTTATTGATCAAACTCGATAACGAGATAAAGGCCATTAACACGCGCTTGCGGCAGCTCGATCCCTTGACGCCTTCAGGCCGTCACCGCAAGGAGCCCTTCGACCTAGCAGGGCTGCTGCAGACGATTCTGCGCGGCTACGAGGCGCGCTTTGAGCGGCACGAGATCAACGCGACGCTGATCACCTCCGGAGAGGACTCAATTAGTCCGTTTATGGTGAACATGGTGCGCGGCTTCGTCAGTCTGGCTGTGGAAAACTTGATCACTAACTCCGTGTACTGGCTGCAGCGCGGGTTAAAGGCTGGTGCAACGCGGCGAGAAATCCACCTGGAGCTTGATCCCGAGTCCAAGACCCTGTCGGTGTGGGATAACGGCCCTGGCATCACGTCGGCGGACAAGGACCGGGTGTTCACTGCGGGCTTCACCATGCGCCCGCGCGGGCAGGGCCTAGGGCTCTTTCTCGCGGCCGAGGTCGCGACCTATCATCAGGCCAAGTTGGTGCTCGACGGCGTCGACGACGATGGCCGCTACCGTGCCTTCGTACTGCAATTGCCCAAGGAATAG
- a CDS encoding IS5 family transposase yields the protein MKPRKPYSTDISDEEWAFAAPYLTLMDVQAPQRKYELRAMFNALRWIARAGAPWRLLPNDFPPWEAVYQQTQRWLQAGCFEAMVSDLRSLLRVAQGKKGQPSAVIFDARTLQSTCESGPRAGYDGYKRKKGSKVHMAVDTLGHLLAVQVTPANEQERAQVRSLAQEVQHVTGETVKIAFVDQGYTGQEPAQAATEEGIELHVIKLQEAKKGFVLLPRRWVVERSFGWANRFRRLARDYERLPETLAGLHFVVFTILMLGNAATLFQSS from the coding sequence ATGAAGCCTCGTAAGCCTTATTCCACCGATATTTCCGACGAAGAATGGGCCTTTGCGGCTCCCTATTTGACGCTGATGGACGTGCAGGCACCGCAGCGCAAGTATGAGCTACGCGCGATGTTCAACGCACTGCGGTGGATCGCGCGCGCCGGCGCACCATGGCGATTGCTTCCCAACGATTTTCCGCCCTGGGAAGCGGTGTATCAACAAACACAGCGCTGGCTGCAAGCGGGCTGCTTTGAGGCCATGGTCAGTGATCTGCGCTCACTCTTGCGTGTGGCGCAAGGGAAAAAAGGCCAGCCGAGCGCGGTCATTTTCGATGCTCGCACGCTGCAGTCCACCTGCGAAAGCGGGCCGCGTGCTGGATACGATGGCTATAAACGCAAGAAAGGCAGCAAGGTACACATGGCCGTCGATACGCTTGGACATCTGCTCGCTGTCCAGGTGACGCCGGCTAATGAGCAGGAGCGCGCGCAAGTCCGATCGTTGGCACAAGAGGTACAACACGTGACCGGTGAAACGGTCAAGATCGCCTTTGTTGATCAGGGCTACACCGGTCAAGAACCGGCGCAGGCGGCCACGGAAGAAGGCATTGAGTTGCACGTGATCAAGCTGCAAGAAGCGAAAAAAGGCTTTGTCTTGCTGCCGCGCCGTTGGGTTGTCGAGCGCAGCTTCGGATGGGCCAATCGTTTCAGACGGCTGGCACGCGACTACGAGCGATTGCCGGAAACCTTGGCCGGTTTGCACTTCGTCGTCTTCACGATCCTGATGCTTGGAAATGCAGCCACCCTCTTTCAAAGTTCATAA
- a CDS encoding cysteine desulfurase family protein, giving the protein MYLDFAASTPPADEVVDAMLPWLRHAHANPHSEHFHGRRTALALDDARGAVAALIGGQPEGVVFTSGATEANNLALKGLLSATGARKRLWLADTEHKSLREPARHLSRAGVTVTRVAVQSTGLFDVAALMAALDTPDCTPGLIAVGHGNNEVGTLQPLPALAECVHTYGHLLHVDASQSAGRVPLDVEAINCDLMCLSSHKLYGPAGIGALYVARDLQEQLEPQLHGGGQEGGLRSGTVPTFLAVGFGTAATLARRRIIEDAEHQQRLAAEFLDTLSEQGVAFQLIGHPTQRLPGHLSLRFPGVDAEDLLALLAPVLSASTGAACAAGELRASHVLRALGLDESAASEVIRFTFGRSTREEELRLAVEHTAAAIGRIYERSC; this is encoded by the coding sequence TTGTACCTCGACTTCGCTGCGTCGACCCCGCCTGCGGATGAGGTCGTCGATGCGATGCTGCCTTGGCTGCGTCATGCCCATGCCAACCCACACTCCGAGCACTTCCACGGCCGCCGTACTGCGCTTGCCCTCGACGACGCTCGGGGGGCCGTGGCTGCTCTTATTGGTGGGCAGCCCGAAGGGGTCGTGTTCACCTCTGGCGCCACCGAGGCTAACAATCTGGCGTTGAAAGGCCTGCTCTCGGCAACCGGGGCGCGCAAACGTCTGTGGTTAGCGGATACAGAACACAAATCACTGCGAGAACCCGCGCGCCACCTCTCGCGTGCAGGCGTCACGGTCACACGGGTGGCGGTGCAGAGCACCGGACTCTTCGACGTTGCGGCGCTGATGGCAGCCTTAGACACCCCGGACTGCACTCCGGGATTGATCGCGGTGGGGCACGGCAATAATGAGGTCGGCACGCTTCAACCACTACCTGCATTGGCGGAGTGCGTTCATACCTATGGTCATCTGTTGCATGTCGACGCCAGCCAGTCAGCAGGACGCGTGCCGCTTGATGTCGAGGCGATCAACTGCGATCTGATGTGTTTGTCGAGCCACAAGCTCTATGGTCCTGCGGGCATCGGCGCCCTCTATGTGGCGCGCGACCTGCAGGAGCAACTAGAACCGCAGCTGCACGGTGGCGGGCAGGAAGGTGGCCTTAGGTCGGGCACCGTTCCCACTTTTCTCGCCGTCGGCTTTGGTACAGCGGCGACATTGGCCCGCAGACGCATAATTGAGGATGCCGAACATCAGCAGCGACTCGCCGCTGAATTTCTGGATACCTTGTCCGAGCAGGGCGTCGCCTTTCAACTGATTGGTCACCCCACGCAGCGTCTGCCAGGGCATTTAAGCCTGCGCTTCCCCGGCGTGGATGCTGAGGATCTCCTTGCTTTACTAGCGCCGGTACTGTCGGCCTCGACCGGCGCGGCATGCGCAGCCGGGGAGCTCCGTGCCTCTCACGTGCTGCGCGCCTTGGGCTTGGATGAAAGTGCTGCCAGTGAGGTGATCCGATTTACGTTTGGTCGATCCACGCGTGAAGAGGAACTCAGGCTGGCCGTAGAGCACACGGCAGCAGCCATTGGCCGCATTTACGAACGTAGTTGTTAG
- the gap gene encoding type I glyceraldehyde-3-phosphate dehydrogenase, producing the protein MAIKVGINGFGRIGRNVLRSAVQNFANDIEIVAINDLLEPDYLAYMLQYDSVHGRFKAEVSVDGNTLIINGKKIRLTQERDPANLKWDAVGAEVVIESTGLFLTKETAQKHIDAGAKKVILSAPSKDDTPMFVYGVNDQSYKGEAIVSNASCTTNCLAPLAKVINDKWGIKRGLMTTVHAATATQKTVDGPSNKDWRGGRGILENIIPSSTGAAKAVGVVIPELNKKLTGMSFRVPTSDVSVVDLTVELEKPATYAEICAEVKAQSEGALKGILGYTEDKVVATDFRGETCTSVFDADAGIALDSTFVKLVSWYDNEWGYSNKCLEMVRVVAK; encoded by the coding sequence ATGGCAATCAAGGTTGGCATCAACGGATTCGGTCGCATCGGCCGCAACGTGCTGCGCTCTGCTGTGCAGAACTTCGCCAATGACATCGAGATCGTGGCCATCAATGACCTGCTCGAGCCCGACTATCTGGCTTACATGCTGCAGTACGACTCGGTGCATGGCCGCTTCAAGGCCGAGGTGTCGGTCGACGGCAACACACTGATCATCAACGGTAAGAAGATTCGCCTGACCCAGGAGCGCGACCCGGCCAACCTCAAGTGGGATGCCGTCGGCGCCGAGGTGGTGATCGAGTCCACCGGATTGTTCTTGACCAAGGAAACCGCACAGAAGCACATCGACGCGGGCGCCAAGAAAGTGATCCTGTCGGCACCGTCCAAGGACGACACTCCGATGTTCGTCTACGGCGTCAACGACCAGAGCTACAAGGGCGAAGCGATCGTCTCCAATGCCTCGTGCACTACCAACTGCCTGGCGCCGTTGGCCAAGGTGATCAACGACAAGTGGGGCATCAAGCGCGGCCTGATGACCACCGTGCACGCGGCCACTGCCACCCAGAAGACTGTTGACGGCCCATCGAACAAGGACTGGCGCGGTGGACGCGGCATTCTGGAGAACATCATTCCGTCTTCGACCGGCGCTGCCAAGGCCGTGGGCGTGGTGATTCCGGAGCTCAACAAGAAGCTCACCGGCATGAGCTTCCGCGTGCCGACCTCCGACGTCTCGGTGGTCGACCTCACCGTCGAACTGGAAAAGCCGGCCACGTACGCCGAGATCTGCGCCGAAGTGAAGGCACAGAGCGAAGGCGCCCTGAAGGGCATCCTGGGTTACACCGAAGACAAAGTGGTGGCTACCGATTTCCGCGGCGAAACCTGCACCTCGGTGTTCGACGCCGACGCCGGCATCGCGCTGGACTCGACTTTCGTCAAGCTGGTGTCCTGGTACGACAACGAGTGGGGCTATTCCAACAAGTGCCTGGAAATGGTGCGCGTTGTCGCGAAGTAA
- a CDS encoding phosphoglycerate kinase, producing MSIVRMTDLDLTGKRVLIRQDLNVPIDNGQITSEQRITASVPTIKLALEKGAAVMVTSHLGRPKEGRWTEQDSLAPVAARLTALLGVDVPLVRDWVDGVEVAPGQVVLLENCRMNVGEGKDDQTLARKYAALCDVFVMDAFGTAHRAQASTHGVIGFAPVAAGGPLLMAELDALAKALDNPAKPLLAIVAGSKVSTKLELLSNLVNKVDQLIVGGGIANTFIAAAGHDVGKSLNEPDLIPTANQIVADARTRGAEIPLPTDVVVAKQFLPDADASVKSLAEVEADDLILDIGPQTAARYAELIAKAGTVVWNGPVGVFEFEPFSHGTETLARAIAGSKAFSIAGGGDTLAAVDKYDIANDVTYISTGGGAFLEFLEGKTLPAVAALQARGK from the coding sequence ATGTCCATTGTCCGCATGACCGACCTCGACCTGACCGGCAAGCGCGTGCTGATCCGCCAGGATCTCAACGTGCCGATCGACAACGGCCAGATCACCTCCGAGCAGCGCATCACCGCCTCGGTGCCCACCATCAAATTGGCGCTGGAAAAGGGCGCTGCGGTGATGGTCACCTCGCACTTGGGCCGCCCCAAGGAAGGCCGCTGGACCGAACAAGATTCGCTGGCGCCGGTGGCCGCGCGTCTGACCGCTCTGCTGGGCGTGGACGTGCCGTTGGTGCGCGACTGGGTCGATGGCGTGGAGGTCGCGCCGGGCCAGGTGGTGTTGCTGGAAAACTGCCGCATGAATGTCGGCGAGGGCAAGGACGACCAGACGCTGGCGCGCAAGTACGCCGCGCTGTGCGATGTGTTCGTCATGGATGCGTTTGGCACTGCGCATCGCGCGCAGGCGTCTACGCATGGCGTGATCGGTTTCGCTCCCGTTGCTGCGGGCGGCCCGCTGTTGATGGCCGAGCTTGACGCGCTGGCCAAGGCGCTGGACAACCCGGCCAAGCCGTTGCTGGCGATTGTGGCCGGCAGCAAGGTGTCGACCAAGCTGGAGCTGCTGTCCAACCTGGTCAACAAGGTCGACCAGCTCATCGTGGGCGGCGGCATCGCCAACACCTTCATCGCCGCCGCCGGGCATGACGTTGGCAAGTCCTTGAACGAGCCGGATTTGATTCCGACCGCCAACCAGATCGTCGCCGATGCCAGGACGCGCGGCGCAGAGATTCCGTTGCCCACCGATGTGGTCGTCGCCAAGCAGTTCCTGCCCGATGCCGACGCCAGCGTGAAGTCGCTCGCTGAAGTCGAGGCCGATGATCTGATTCTGGACATCGGGCCACAGACTGCCGCGCGCTATGCCGAGCTGATCGCCAAGGCCGGTACCGTGGTGTGGAACGGGCCGGTTGGTGTGTTCGAATTCGAGCCCTTCAGCCACGGCACCGAAACGCTGGCGCGTGCCATCGCCGGTTCCAAAGCGTTCTCGATTGCCGGCGGTGGCGACACCTTGGCTGCGGTAGACAAGTACGACATCGCCAACGACGTGACTTACATCTCCACCGGTGGCGGCGCGTTCCTCGAATTTCTGGAAGGCAAGACCCTGCCGGCCGTGGCTGCACTCCAGGCCCGCGGCAAGTGA
- a CDS encoding DUF2339 domain-containing protein, with translation MLLAVRVQRHGFALALQGGVIGGLLLTVFGAFKLYGLLGAGLAMGISVALIAGRSMRNWTMSPRPHNRGGWNCRASHRTRPWWVPCPGRFPIIHVDASGGHAGTAERIAESRYADDAP, from the coding sequence GTGCTGCTTGCTGTGCGGGTGCAGCGGCACGGCTTTGCGTTGGCGTTGCAAGGCGGTGTCATCGGCGGATTGCTGCTGACCGTGTTCGGGGCCTTCAAGTTGTACGGATTACTGGGCGCCGGCCTGGCGATGGGCATCAGCGTGGCGCTGATTGCCGGGCGCTCGATGCGGAACTGGACGATGTCACCGCGCCCGCATAATCGCGGTGGCTGGAATTGCCGGGCATCGCACAGGACGCGACCGTGGTGGGTGCCTTGCCCCGGTCGATTTCCGATCATCCACGTCGATGCCAGCGGCGGTCACGCCGGGACGGCCGAACGAATCGCGGAAAGCCGCTACGCCGATGACGCACCGTGA
- a CDS encoding DUF4007 family protein, with protein sequence MALSALPDDVQFSGHETFPLRQLWLRKAYEAAQDPDFYGNAKLAFVPETGMRRFGVGKNMVSAIRHWALACDVLEEKPAGKMVVGTVGRALFGNRGLDPYLEKPASAWWVHWLLAGRAKRSTTWWWVFNRINQQTFESEKVAIALAHAAEQAGHRVSYVTLKRDVDVCLRCYVARRDGRGVDDAAEPLLADLGLLAEGPIGTFRFRRGAQSSLPDGLFALALLDFWESKTRSSGSGQGTLSFEAIAHEFGAPGRVFKLDENSVGDRLTNLEEISEGQLRWSDTAGVRQVSLLLTEPLDALKQRLLKHAYGK encoded by the coding sequence ATGGCCCTTTCTGCACTCCCTGACGACGTCCAATTCTCCGGTCACGAAACCTTCCCGTTGCGGCAATTGTGGCTGCGAAAGGCTTACGAGGCTGCGCAAGACCCTGATTTTTATGGCAATGCCAAGCTGGCGTTCGTGCCCGAAACTGGGATGCGGCGTTTTGGGGTCGGTAAGAATATGGTCTCCGCGATCCGCCACTGGGCGTTGGCGTGTGATGTTCTGGAAGAGAAGCCTGCAGGGAAGATGGTGGTCGGCACGGTCGGTCGAGCGCTGTTTGGCAACCGTGGTCTGGATCCCTATCTGGAAAAGCCGGCAAGTGCGTGGTGGGTGCATTGGCTGCTCGCCGGACGCGCCAAGCGTTCGACCACGTGGTGGTGGGTCTTCAATCGTATCAATCAGCAAACCTTCGAGTCCGAAAAGGTTGCTATAGCGCTTGCCCATGCAGCCGAGCAGGCCGGGCACCGTGTCTCCTACGTCACCCTAAAGCGGGACGTGGATGTGTGCCTGCGCTGCTATGTGGCACGCCGCGACGGGCGTGGGGTCGATGACGCGGCTGAACCGCTCCTGGCAGATCTCGGTCTGTTAGCCGAAGGGCCGATTGGCACGTTCCGGTTCCGGCGTGGAGCCCAGTCTTCGCTGCCCGATGGGCTGTTCGCGCTCGCGCTGCTCGACTTCTGGGAGAGCAAAACGCGCTCCAGTGGTTCGGGCCAGGGCACTTTGTCTTTCGAAGCCATTGCGCATGAGTTCGGTGCGCCGGGTCGGGTGTTTAAACTGGACGAGAATTCGGTGGGCGATCGTCTGACGAACCTGGAAGAAATCTCTGAAGGACAGTTGCGCTGGAGTGACACGGCGGGCGTTCGGCAGGTCAGTCTTTTGCTGACCGAACCGCTTGACGCGCTCAAACAACGACTTCTGAAGCACGCATATGGCAAGTAA
- a CDS encoding phosphoadenosine phosphosulfate reductase family protein yields the protein MADRHVLGISGGKDSAALAVYMRLHHPELDLQYFFTDTGKELPEVYEFLGSLEGFLGKPILRLNPQRDFDFWLREYGHFLPSVNTRWCTRQLKLVPFRNWIKPWLEAGDFVHSYVAIRADESHREGYDSGHQNLTVHLPFREAGVDHAGVMDLLQGAGVGLPKYYNWRSRSGCTFCFFQQKIEWVRLKQQHPDRFEEAKRYEKSAMEHGSPFTWSDRESLEELEQPERVSAIEREHQARLARAQAKIRRNSLRPQTEAESNAMEDIFAGGQGCLVCHK from the coding sequence GTGGCTGACCGGCATGTATTAGGTATATCGGGGGGCAAAGACAGCGCGGCGCTTGCGGTCTATATGCGCCTGCATCATCCCGAGCTCGATCTTCAGTACTTCTTCACTGACACCGGCAAAGAGCTGCCGGAGGTATATGAATTCCTGGGTAGTCTTGAAGGCTTCCTTGGCAAGCCGATTTTGCGCTTGAATCCGCAGCGTGACTTCGACTTCTGGCTGCGCGAGTATGGTCACTTCCTGCCCTCGGTAAACACGCGCTGGTGTACCCGTCAGCTGAAGCTGGTGCCCTTTCGCAATTGGATCAAGCCTTGGCTAGAGGCAGGCGATTTCGTGCACAGCTATGTTGCCATTCGCGCCGACGAGTCGCATCGAGAAGGGTATGATTCAGGGCATCAGAATCTGACGGTACATCTGCCCTTCCGCGAAGCGGGCGTCGATCATGCCGGGGTCATGGATCTACTGCAGGGCGCAGGTGTAGGCTTGCCTAAGTACTACAACTGGCGTTCACGCAGTGGATGTACGTTCTGCTTCTTCCAACAGAAGATCGAGTGGGTTCGCCTCAAACAACAACACCCGGATCGGTTCGAGGAAGCCAAGCGCTATGAGAAAAGCGCCATGGAGCACGGCTCACCTTTTACCTGGAGCGATCGGGAATCGTTGGAGGAGCTCGAGCAGCCTGAGCGCGTGAGCGCTATTGAACGCGAACATCAAGCTCGGCTGGCCCGCGCTCAGGCAAAAATTCGCCGCAACTCCCTACGCCCGCAAACGGAGGCCGAGTCGAACGCAATGGAAGATATCTTTGCAGGCGGCCAGGGTTGCTTGGTGTGCCATAAGTAG